In Prochlorococcus marinus CUG1435, the genomic window ATGGCTGTTGAACAATTCCTTAAAGAAAAAATTTCTTTTCAAGAAATTCCAACATTTATAAGTAAAGCTTGTGAATCACACAAGGAGAATTTGAATTTAAGTCCCGAATTGGAGGATATTCTTGAAGTAGACAATTGGGCCAGAGTTTTTGTTGAGCAAGAAATTAAAAAAGGGAAAAAATACGTAAGTATTGGATAAAAGTGAATATTAAAAGTCACCTAACTAACCATTTCTTACGACTATTGGATGCTGAACTTACAAGCAAAGTCTTTCATCTTTAAACTTTATGCCACTCTGAATTCTCGTTTCATATTCATTTCAGGCAAGTCATTCATTGAATCTCTCCATTCCTGGGCCCATTCACTTTGACTATGTCTATAAATTCTAATTAGTTCATCTACAGAAGAATCATGATAATCAACTCTAAGGTCTAGAAGAGGAAAGCCAAGTTCTCCGCTTACCTTTAGGGCGCTTGAAGTTGAACGGGGGCTTCGTCTATCTCCACCTATATTTTCTCCTGCATTAAGAGCATCAAGTAGTCTTTTCCCTAATTTGATATTTGGATCACTTTGTTTAAAAACATCAGCCATCACCTCAAGAACTTCAATATTCTCTAGAAAATTGCCAGCTACAGAAAAGTTTTCTCCAGTTATATGTCCACTTGTCTGAAAACATTCTTGACCTGTCCAGCATGCACTTCTCCCATACTTATCAATTAGGTGAACCTGTCTTTTTTCCCTGCCAAAATCTTCTTTAATTAAATCTTCCAAAACAATTTTTGAATCAGAGCAGGATTGAAGTGAATCAAGACTTCTTAATCCTAAATAAGGATTAGTTTGCCCTTGAGTTGCAACAGCACCAACCTTTGATCTAACGAATGAAACTGTTGAGCCAACAGCTATATGACAAGAAGAAACTGCAACACCAAATCTATTTTTTAAAGGATCAAAACCAATAATTGAAAATGTCATTTATATCATTAGAGGCTTGTCTAAAAAATTATTATCAATGGAAAATATTGTATTCAATAAAACCTCAATACCATTAGAGCATTGATCAAGAGAAGTATATTCCTTATAGGAATGACTCAGACCATTTCTGCTCGGAACAAAGATCATGACCATAGGACAGATCCTCCCTATTTCTTGTGAGTCATGACTTGCTTTGCTTGGTAATATTCCAGTTTTAAATCCCAACTTTTCAGATTCATGAAATGAAGAGCTAACTAACTTAGGACATGACTTAGTGGGAATCACTTCAAATTGAGGTTCTATCTGTACTACGCATCCATTAACTTCTTGAATTTCTGAGCATAGATTCTCAATTCTTAAACTCATTTTCCCAAGTACATCTTCATCTAAATCTCTCATATCTATCGTGAATACTGCCTCTCCTGGAATAACATTTGCCGCATTGGGATGTAATTTCAATTTACCAACTGTTG contains:
- a CDS encoding DUF1028 domain-containing protein: MTFSIIGFDPLKNRFGVAVSSCHIAVGSTVSFVRSKVGAVATQGQTNPYLGLRSLDSLQSCSDSKIVLEDLIKEDFGREKRQVHLIDKYGRSACWTGQECFQTSGHITGENFSVAGNFLENIEVLEVMADVFKQSDPNIKLGKRLLDALNAGENIGGDRRSPRSTSSALKVSGELGFPLLDLRVDYHDSSVDELIRIYRHSQSEWAQEWRDSMNDLPEMNMKREFRVA